One Paraburkholderia sp. IMGN_8 DNA window includes the following coding sequences:
- the tauA gene encoding taurine ABC transporter substrate-binding protein codes for MNRFLRPLAAFAALLALSAPFAGTAHADTKEVVIAYQDMVVPWRYAQATGEVEKATGYKVTYRKLGSGADVIRALASGSVQLGEAGSSPIAAGLSQGVDISLFWILDNINDAEALVARDGSNVTSVAGLKGKKIGVPFVSTSHFHTLVALQSAGVNPSDVKIVNLRPPEVAAAWERGDIDATYIWDPVLAKVKKNGKVLITSGQVAQQTGKATFDGFVVDRKFASQNAEFVARFVKVLAATDASYRDHTSAWTATSPQVEAVAKESGATAQEVPASLALYAFPTPAQQASNAWLGGGAQSGAAKSLAATAAFLKTQGTIQNVLTDYSTGVDPQFVQSAAH; via the coding sequence ATGAATCGCTTCCTCCGTCCGCTCGCCGCATTCGCTGCGCTGCTCGCACTGTCCGCGCCGTTTGCCGGCACCGCACATGCCGATACCAAAGAAGTCGTGATCGCGTATCAGGACATGGTCGTGCCCTGGCGCTATGCGCAGGCCACCGGCGAAGTCGAGAAAGCCACTGGCTATAAGGTCACCTATCGCAAGCTCGGCAGCGGCGCCGACGTGATCCGCGCCCTGGCCTCCGGTTCGGTGCAACTCGGCGAGGCTGGGTCGAGCCCGATCGCGGCAGGGCTGTCGCAAGGCGTCGATATTTCGCTGTTCTGGATTCTCGACAACATCAACGACGCCGAAGCGCTGGTCGCGCGCGACGGTTCCAACGTGACGAGCGTCGCAGGTCTGAAGGGCAAGAAGATCGGCGTGCCGTTCGTGTCGACCTCGCACTTTCATACACTGGTCGCGCTGCAGAGCGCCGGCGTGAATCCGTCCGACGTGAAGATCGTCAACTTGCGCCCGCCTGAAGTCGCGGCAGCGTGGGAGCGCGGCGACATCGACGCGACCTACATCTGGGACCCGGTGCTGGCGAAGGTGAAGAAGAACGGCAAGGTACTGATCACGTCGGGGCAGGTTGCACAGCAAACCGGCAAGGCGACCTTCGACGGCTTCGTCGTCGACCGTAAGTTCGCTAGTCAGAACGCAGAGTTCGTCGCGCGTTTCGTGAAGGTGCTGGCCGCGACCGATGCGAGCTACCGCGATCACACGTCGGCATGGACCGCGACTTCGCCGCAGGTCGAAGCCGTTGCGAAGGAGTCCGGCGCCACCGCGCAGGAGGTGCCGGCGAGCCTCGCGCTGTACGCGTTCCCGACGCCGGCGCAGCAGGCTTCGAATGCATGGCTGGGTGGCGGCGCGCAATCCGGCGCGGCGAAATCGCTGGCTGCCACCGCTGCGTTTCTGAAGACGCAAGGCACGATTCAGAACGTGCTGACCGATTACTCGACCGGTGTCGATCCGCAGTTCGTGCAGTCTGCAGCACATTGA
- the lipA gene encoding lipoyl synthase, with protein sequence MTDVTANLAASPAPDAVPAAAAATAYDATAKQKAQAKTARIPIKIVPIEKLKKPDWIRVKAATGNSRFYEIKQILREHNLHTVCEEASCPNIGECFGKGTATFMIMGDKCTRRCPFCDVGHGRPDPLDVEEPGNLARTIAALKLKYVVITSVDRDDLRDGGAAHFVECIRQTRELSPETRIEILTPDFRGRLDRAIGILNAAPPDVMNHNLETVPRLYKEARPGSDYAHSLKLLKDFKALHPNVATKSGLMVGLGETEEEILQVMRDLREHDVDMLTIGQYLQPSEHHLPVRSYVHPDTFKMYEEEAYKMGFTHAAVGAMVRSSYHADLQAHGAGVV encoded by the coding sequence ATGACTGACGTTACCGCGAACCTCGCAGCCTCTCCCGCTCCTGATGCCGTGCCGGCTGCCGCCGCTGCCACGGCTTACGACGCTACTGCCAAGCAGAAGGCGCAAGCCAAAACCGCCCGTATTCCGATCAAGATCGTCCCGATCGAAAAGCTGAAAAAACCGGACTGGATCCGCGTCAAAGCGGCCACCGGCAATTCGCGCTTCTACGAGATCAAGCAGATTTTGCGCGAGCACAACCTGCACACGGTGTGTGAAGAAGCGAGCTGCCCGAATATCGGTGAATGTTTCGGCAAGGGCACCGCGACCTTCATGATCATGGGCGACAAGTGCACGCGCCGCTGTCCGTTCTGCGACGTCGGCCACGGCCGCCCCGATCCGCTCGATGTGGAAGAACCGGGCAACCTCGCACGCACCATCGCAGCGTTGAAGCTGAAGTATGTGGTGATCACGAGCGTGGACCGTGACGATCTGCGCGACGGCGGCGCGGCTCACTTCGTGGAATGTATCCGTCAGACGCGCGAGCTGTCGCCGGAGACGCGCATCGAAATTCTGACGCCGGATTTCCGCGGCCGTCTGGATCGCGCGATCGGCATTCTGAACGCCGCACCGCCCGATGTGATGAATCACAACCTCGAAACGGTGCCGCGTCTGTACAAGGAGGCGCGTCCGGGTTCGGATTACGCGCATTCGCTGAAGCTGCTGAAGGACTTCAAGGCGCTTCATCCGAACGTTGCAACGAAGTCCGGTTTGATGGTCGGCCTTGGTGAAACCGAAGAAGAAATTTTGCAAGTGATGCGCGATCTGCGCGAGCACGACGTGGATATGCTGACGATCGGCCAATATCTGCAACCGTCGGAGCATCATCTGCCGGTTCGCTCGTACGTGCATCCGGATACGTTCAAGATGTACGAGGAAGAAGCGTACAAGATGGGCTTTACGCATGCCGCCGTTGGCGCGATGGTTCGCTCGAGCTACCACGCTGATTTGCAGGCACATGGAGCTGGGGTGGTCTGA
- a CDS encoding D-amino acid aminotransferase — translation MTAVSDVPLDPIVYLNGELVPVAEARVPVLDRGFIFGDGIYEVAPLYAHAGGRTPFRFAQHLARLARSLDKIGIVNPFDDAGWRALIERVVAANEADAGLRADQDAIAYVQVTRGVAKRGHAFPAGIQPTVFVMVSPLNLPDAAQRAQGVRCVSAEDRRWLNCDIKSVSLLGNVLMAQYAAENGAFETIQFRDGMLTEGSSSNIWMVKDGVLSAPPRSHKILEGIRYGLIEELTSECGIRFEPREIAEAELRAADEILASSATKEVLPVTQLDGQPVGDGKPGAVYAALYAAYQRAKAKEAQEAQQGVENESRERVTV, via the coding sequence ATGACCGCTGTTTCCGATGTTCCGCTCGACCCGATTGTCTATCTGAACGGCGAGCTGGTGCCGGTAGCCGAGGCACGCGTGCCGGTTCTCGACCGCGGATTTATCTTCGGCGACGGCATTTACGAAGTCGCGCCGCTGTATGCGCACGCCGGCGGCCGCACGCCGTTTCGCTTCGCGCAGCATCTGGCGCGTCTCGCGCGTTCGCTCGACAAGATCGGTATCGTCAATCCGTTCGACGACGCCGGCTGGCGTGCGCTGATCGAGCGCGTGGTCGCGGCCAATGAAGCTGACGCCGGCTTGCGCGCGGATCAGGACGCGATCGCTTACGTTCAGGTGACGCGCGGGGTCGCGAAACGCGGTCATGCATTTCCGGCCGGCATCCAGCCGACCGTATTCGTGATGGTCAGTCCGCTGAACTTGCCGGACGCCGCGCAGCGCGCGCAAGGCGTGCGTTGCGTGAGCGCCGAAGACCGTCGCTGGCTGAATTGCGACATCAAATCGGTGTCGCTGCTCGGCAATGTGCTGATGGCGCAGTACGCGGCTGAAAATGGCGCGTTCGAAACGATCCAGTTTCGTGACGGCATGCTGACTGAAGGTTCGTCGTCGAATATCTGGATGGTGAAGGACGGCGTGTTGTCCGCCCCGCCGCGCAGCCACAAGATTCTCGAAGGTATTCGCTACGGCTTGATCGAGGAATTGACGAGCGAATGCGGCATCCGCTTCGAGCCTCGCGAGATCGCCGAAGCCGAACTGCGCGCGGCCGACGAGATTCTGGCCAGCTCAGCCACCAAGGAAGTGCTGCCGGTCACGCAACTCGATGGTCAGCCGGTTGGCGACGGCAAGCCGGGCGCGGTGTATGCGGCGCTATACGCGGCCTATCAGCGTGCCAAGGCGAAGGAAGCGCAAGAGGCGCAGCAAGGAGTAGAGAATGAGTCCCGAGAACGAGTCACTGTTTGA
- the lipB gene encoding lipoyl(octanoyl) transferase LipB, which translates to MCATPVSPSPLLATAPLMLRWRGSESYEASFDAMRAFTDERIADTPDEIWLVEHPPVFTLGQAGDPAHLLAADSGIPLVKVDRGGQITYHGPGQVVAYLLLDLRRRKLMVREMVTRIEQAVIDTLAAYNLAGERKAGAPGIYVAPGPDAGLHAGAKIAALGLKIRNGCSYHGVSLNVKMDLRPFLAINPCGYAGLETVDMATLGVAAGWDEVARTFAACLTANLDGSPAAVAQPQAGALTA; encoded by the coding sequence ATGTGTGCCACCCCGGTTTCCCCGTCTCCACTGCTCGCCACGGCGCCGCTCATGCTGCGCTGGCGGGGCAGCGAATCTTATGAAGCCAGTTTCGACGCGATGCGCGCGTTCACCGACGAGCGCATCGCCGACACCCCCGACGAAATCTGGCTGGTCGAACACCCCCCCGTCTTCACGCTCGGCCAGGCCGGCGACCCGGCGCATCTGCTGGCCGCCGACAGCGGCATTCCGCTTGTCAAAGTCGATCGCGGCGGGCAGATCACGTATCACGGGCCCGGGCAGGTGGTTGCCTATCTGCTGCTCGATCTGCGCCGCCGCAAGCTGATGGTGCGCGAGATGGTCACGCGGATCGAGCAGGCCGTGATCGACACCCTCGCGGCGTATAATCTCGCCGGAGAACGCAAGGCGGGCGCCCCTGGCATCTATGTGGCGCCCGGGCCGGACGCCGGGCTGCACGCTGGCGCCAAGATCGCCGCGCTGGGTCTGAAAATCCGCAACGGCTGCAGCTATCACGGCGTGAGCCTGAATGTGAAGATGGATCTGCGGCCGTTTCTGGCCATCAATCCATGCGGCTACGCGGGGCTCGAAACAGTCGATATGGCGACGCTGGGCGTCGCTGCCGGCTGGGACGAAGTGGCCCGAACCTTTGCTGCATGCCTCACCGCAAACCTCGACGGCAGTCCCGCGGCCGTCGCCCAACCGCAGGCCGGTGCTCTTACCGCCTGA
- a CDS encoding D-alanyl-D-alanine carboxypeptidase family protein: MRFSTSGRTLFPTVASFVPHTLSRAVTLGIVLPATLVAGTAFAQVPSPAVNARSWVLVDATSNQVLASGNADERVEPASLTKLMTAYLVFEALQTKKITMEQTVMPSEGVRRVRTDESRMFIEANKPVTVHDLVYGMIVQSGNDAAIALAELVGGSEAQFVNMMNTEAQRLGMKNTHFADVNGMPDPQHYTTAGDLAILSARLIRDFPDYYNIFSVKEFTYNKIKQPNRNRLLWIDPSVDGLKTGHTQAAGYCLIASARRPLPGANDASRRLVSVMMGEVKEHDRVQDSLKMLNYGYTAYDTVRLYKAAQVVGTPRVYKGAQDTVQIGVKGDQYITVPKGMGDKVKPQVEQIDPLIAPIANGQQVGTVKLVADGKVLAQFPVVALQAVPQAGVVGRVWDSLMLMFNKKK; this comes from the coding sequence ATGCGTTTTTCCACCTCCGGCCGCACGTTATTCCCCACAGTTGCTTCCTTCGTTCCCCATACGCTTAGCCGTGCTGTGACCCTCGGCATCGTGTTGCCGGCAACGCTCGTTGCCGGCACGGCGTTCGCGCAAGTGCCGTCGCCGGCGGTGAACGCGCGTTCGTGGGTGCTCGTCGACGCGACCAGCAATCAGGTGCTCGCGTCCGGCAATGCCGACGAGCGCGTCGAACCGGCATCGCTGACCAAGCTGATGACCGCGTATCTCGTCTTCGAAGCACTGCAGACGAAGAAGATCACGATGGAACAGACGGTGATGCCGAGCGAAGGGGTGCGCCGCGTGCGCACGGACGAATCGCGCATGTTCATCGAAGCGAACAAGCCGGTGACCGTGCACGATCTGGTCTACGGCATGATCGTCCAGTCGGGCAACGACGCGGCGATCGCGCTGGCCGAACTGGTCGGCGGCAGCGAGGCGCAGTTCGTCAACATGATGAACACCGAAGCCCAGCGCCTGGGCATGAAGAACACGCATTTCGCCGACGTGAACGGCATGCCCGACCCGCAGCACTACACGACCGCGGGCGACCTCGCGATCCTGTCGGCACGTCTGATTCGTGATTTCCCCGACTACTACAACATCTTCTCGGTCAAGGAATTCACGTACAACAAGATCAAGCAGCCGAACCGCAATCGTCTGCTGTGGATCGATCCGTCGGTGGACGGTCTGAAGACCGGTCACACGCAAGCCGCCGGTTACTGCCTGATCGCGAGCGCCAGGCGTCCGCTGCCGGGCGCGAACGACGCGTCGCGCCGTCTCGTTTCGGTGATGATGGGCGAGGTCAAGGAACACGACCGCGTGCAGGACAGCCTGAAGATGCTGAACTACGGCTACACCGCGTATGACACGGTGCGTCTGTACAAGGCGGCACAGGTAGTCGGCACGCCGCGTGTCTACAAGGGCGCGCAGGACACCGTGCAGATCGGCGTGAAGGGCGATCAGTACATCACCGTGCCGAAGGGCATGGGCGACAAGGTGAAGCCGCAGGTCGAGCAGATCGATCCGCTGATCGCACCGATCGCTAACGGTCAGCAGGTCGGCACCGTGAAGCTGGTCGCCGACGGCAAGGTGCTGGCGCAATTCCCGGTGGTCGCATTGCAAGCCGTGCCGCAAGCCGGCGTGGTGGGCCGCGTGTGGGATTCGTTGATGTTGATGTTCAACAAGAAGAAGTAA
- a CDS encoding transcriptional regulator GcvA — protein sequence MDLRQLPPLNAIKAFEAAARHESFSRAADELFVTHGAVSHQIRALEAELGVTLFARDGKRVRLTETGRRYATHVRAALMALVDATREIRAGDRERRLVVSMLSSFAARWVTPRIGSFIEAHPQWDLELLSTNALTDFARDDVDVAIRFGFGKYSGLHAELLLEEIFFPACAPNFNGGKLPQTPADLAKVPLLRSDDELWRPWFDAAGLTDWPEPKRGVLYQDSSNLLQAAIDGQGVALTRRSLAMHEIAAGRLVRLFDVDGPSPWQYYFICPPQMLETARVKAFRDWVFDEVGRFKQLFDRACAAGPAASSDHAADALRATP from the coding sequence ATGGACCTCCGGCAATTGCCCCCACTGAACGCCATCAAGGCTTTCGAAGCCGCCGCCCGCCACGAGAGCTTCTCGCGCGCGGCCGACGAACTGTTCGTCACGCACGGCGCCGTCAGCCACCAGATCCGGGCGCTGGAAGCGGAGCTGGGCGTCACGCTGTTCGCCCGCGACGGCAAACGCGTGCGGCTCACCGAGACTGGCCGGCGCTATGCGACGCACGTCCGCGCCGCGCTGATGGCGCTCGTCGACGCCACCCGCGAAATCCGCGCCGGCGACCGCGAGCGGCGCCTGGTCGTGTCGATGCTGTCGTCGTTCGCGGCGCGCTGGGTGACGCCGCGGATCGGCAGCTTTATCGAGGCGCATCCGCAGTGGGACCTCGAACTGCTGTCCACCAACGCACTGACGGACTTCGCGCGCGACGACGTCGACGTGGCGATCCGCTTCGGCTTCGGCAAATATTCAGGGTTGCACGCGGAGTTACTGCTGGAGGAGATCTTCTTTCCGGCCTGCGCGCCGAATTTCAACGGCGGCAAGCTGCCGCAAACTCCCGCCGATCTGGCCAAAGTCCCGCTGCTGCGTTCCGACGACGAACTCTGGCGCCCCTGGTTCGACGCTGCCGGCCTCACCGACTGGCCGGAGCCGAAGCGCGGGGTGTTGTACCAGGATTCGTCGAATTTGCTGCAGGCTGCCATCGACGGCCAAGGGGTCGCGCTCACGCGCCGCTCGCTGGCGATGCACGAGATCGCAGCGGGCCGCCTCGTGCGGCTATTCGATGTGGATGGACCGAGCCCGTGGCAGTACTACTTCATCTGCCCGCCGCAAATGCTCGAAACCGCGCGTGTCAAAGCATTCCGCGATTGGGTATTCGACGAAGTGGGACGGTTCAAACAGCTTTTCGACCGGGCTTGCGCGGCGGGACCCGCGGCAAGCTCCGATCACGCGGCGGACGCATTGCGCGCCACGCCTTGA
- a CDS encoding DUF2917 domain-containing protein, producing MREISSSIAFEIRTGETVPMKVARSTRLVVHGGAVWVTRSDDTEDYWLQPGHTLRLRRGERLWLSAEGNTQARVAFSVPTRCDERALNWFARVGERLAARMRGSWRTV from the coding sequence ATGCGAGAAATTTCCTCTAGCATCGCGTTTGAAATCCGCACCGGCGAAACTGTTCCGATGAAAGTGGCCCGCAGCACCAGGCTGGTCGTGCACGGCGGCGCCGTATGGGTGACACGCAGCGACGACACCGAAGACTACTGGCTGCAGCCCGGCCACACGCTGCGGCTGCGGCGCGGCGAGCGCCTGTGGCTGAGCGCCGAAGGCAACACGCAGGCGAGGGTGGCGTTTTCGGTGCCGACGCGTTGCGACGAGCGGGCGCTGAACTGGTTCGCGCGGGTCGGCGAACGGCTGGCGGCGCGGATGCGCGGCAGCTGGCGCACAGTTTGA
- a CDS encoding alpha/beta hydrolase has product MNVHTKKYLIDGPVGKIEVALDLPDETRENGAAPRGIALVAHPHPLFGGTMDNKVAQTLARTLVQLNYVTYRSNFRGVGETQGEHDNGIGERDDLRAVLDHMRAEAGQGDLPLVLAGFSFGTFVLSHVAAKLREEGQEIERMVFVGTAASRWEVAPVPENTLVIHGETDETVPIQSVYDWARPQELPVVVIPGAEHFLHRKLHILKRIIVDAWR; this is encoded by the coding sequence ATGAACGTACATACGAAGAAATATCTGATCGACGGCCCGGTCGGCAAAATCGAGGTCGCGCTGGACCTGCCCGACGAAACCCGCGAGAACGGCGCCGCGCCGCGCGGGATCGCGCTGGTTGCGCACCCGCATCCGCTGTTCGGCGGCACGATGGACAACAAGGTCGCGCAAACGCTGGCGCGCACGCTTGTGCAGTTGAACTACGTGACCTATCGCTCGAATTTTCGCGGCGTGGGCGAAACGCAAGGCGAGCATGACAACGGCATTGGCGAGCGCGACGATCTGCGCGCGGTGCTCGACCATATGCGCGCTGAAGCGGGGCAGGGCGATCTGCCCCTTGTACTCGCGGGCTTCTCGTTCGGCACCTTCGTGTTGTCGCATGTGGCTGCGAAGCTGCGCGAAGAAGGTCAGGAGATCGAGCGGATGGTGTTCGTCGGCACCGCGGCGAGCCGTTGGGAAGTCGCGCCCGTGCCGGAAAACACGCTTGTAATTCACGGCGAAACCGATGAGACGGTTCCCATTCAATCGGTCTACGACTGGGCGCGGCCACAGGAGTTGCCGGTTGTCGTGATTCCGGGAGCGGAGCATTTTCTGCATCGCAAGCTGCATATTCTGAAGCGGATCATCGTCGACGCGTGGCGATGA
- a CDS encoding ferredoxin — MDSFYKYHVFFCLNQREPGAERPSCANCNAQAMQEHAKKRVKQLGLAGPGQVRINKAGCLDRCELGPTVVVYPEGVWYTYVDESDIDEIVDSHLANGKIVERLKIDQ, encoded by the coding sequence ATGGACTCCTTCTACAAGTACCACGTCTTCTTCTGCCTCAATCAGCGCGAACCCGGCGCGGAGCGCCCGAGCTGTGCGAACTGCAACGCGCAGGCGATGCAGGAGCATGCGAAAAAGCGAGTAAAGCAACTCGGCCTCGCCGGCCCCGGCCAGGTGCGGATCAACAAGGCAGGCTGTCTGGATCGCTGCGAGCTCGGTCCGACAGTCGTCGTTTATCCGGAAGGCGTCTGGTACACGTATGTCGACGAGAGCGACATCGACGAAATCGTCGATTCGCATCTTGCGAACGGCAAGATTGTCGAGCGTCTGAAGATCGATCAATAA
- a CDS encoding DUF493 family protein, producing MSPENESLFEFPCDFPIKVMGKSHPEFAETIVSVVRQFDSEVDGTRVETRPSSGGNYTGLTVTVRATSRAHLDDIYRALTGHPMVKVVL from the coding sequence ATGAGTCCCGAGAACGAGTCACTGTTTGAGTTTCCCTGCGATTTCCCGATCAAGGTCATGGGCAAATCGCATCCCGAGTTCGCCGAAACGATTGTCTCGGTGGTTCGGCAGTTCGATAGCGAAGTCGACGGCACGCGGGTCGAAACGCGGCCGTCCAGCGGCGGCAATTACACCGGTTTGACGGTAACGGTGCGTGCAACGAGCCGCGCGCATCTCGACGACATCTATCGCGCCCTCACCGGGCATCCGATGGTGAAAGTGGTGCTTTGA